In the genome of Bradyrhizobium ottawaense, the window CGACGGCCGACGCGCCTGTATCCGCACGGATTCGATGACGCAGGGCTCGCTCGTCGCATAGCCGAAGAGTTCGTGATGCCGCGCCAGAAAATCGCTCTTGAGCCTGATCACGTCGAGCGGCAGTGCGAGCGGGACTGGAATGGCGTCGTTCTGCGCCGCGTAACGCATCAGCGCCACCAGCTCGACTTCGATCTCCGCCTTCGCGACACCGTTGGCGATCAGGGGCGCCGACGCATCGTCAATGAGCGTCCCAATGCGCTCCGATACGCGCACGAGATCGATGCCGTCGAGATCGGCGCGCAGGGTCTGCTGCTGCAGGAAGCTGAAATCGGCGGTGAGACAGCCCAGCGCCGAGAACGCGCTCGATGCGCTGGGCACGACGACCTGCGCAATCCCGTAGAGATCGGCGAGGCCCGCAGCATGCATGGGGCCGCCGCCGCCGAAGGCGAGCAGCGTGCAGTCGCGCCCGTCGATGCCGCGCTCGACCGTGACGCGGCGCAGCGCGCGGGCCATCGTCGCGTTGGCGACCTTGATGATGCCGAGCGCCGTTTCGGTCAGGCTCAGCCCCAACGCCCGCGCGATCGGCGCGATGACGCGCTTGGCCGCATCGATGTCGATGCCGATGCGGTCGCCAAGCTTCGTTTCGGGATTGAGATAGCCGAGCACGGCGTTGGCGTCGGTGATGGTTGGCTCGCTGCCGCCGCGGCCGTAGCAGGCCGGACCCGGCTCGGAACCGGCACTCTCCGGCCCGACCGTCAGGCCACCCGGGCCGTTGCGCACGATCGATCCGCCGCCCGCCCCGATGGAGTGGACCGCAAGCATCGGCTGGCGCAGCGGCTTGTCGCCGAGCATGCGGCCGTCGGTCATCTCGGCCTGGCCGTCGACGATCAGGCACACGTCCGTCGTGGTGCCGCCCATGTCGAAGGTGAGCATGCGCGGCGTGCCGAGCTGGCGCGCGATGCTGACCGACGCCGAGACGCCGGCGGCCGGGCCCGACATCGCCATCACAAGCGGGCGACGCTTCACCGCGGAGATCGGGATCATCGCGCCGGCGGAATGAAACACCTGCAGGCCGGGGCCAATCGGCAGGCGTTGCTCCAGCTCGCTCAGATACTCGACCGCAATAGGCATCGCGGCCGCGTTGAACACGGTCGCCGAGGTCCGCTCATACTCGCGTGCCTCGGGGTTGACCTCATGTGACAGCGAGACATGGGCGACGACGTCCTTGAGGCGCTCGCCGAGCATTTTTTCGTGCACGGGATTGGCATAGGCGTGAAGGAGAGCCACCGCGACGCTCTGAACGCCGGTCTCCTTCAGCCAGGCCACCAGGCGCTCGATCTCCGCTTGTTCCAGCGGCTTCAGCACCCGTCCCTCGTGATCGAGGCGCTCGGCGAGCCCGAAGCAGCGCTCAGGCGGCACGAGCGGCGGCGATTTCGGCGGAATGTCGAGACGGTAGAGATCGCGGCGG includes:
- a CDS encoding hydantoinase/oxoprolinase family protein, with protein sequence MSSPENHWEVGTDIGGTFTDIIAIRRDSSEARIAKVPSRPDAPVQAMLEAIEAVGLRRSEVRRFVHGTTRVTNAIVEGRLPKVALVATEGFADVLEIARYRRRDLYRLDIPPKSPPLVPPERCFGLAERLDHEGRVLKPLEQAEIERLVAWLKETGVQSVAVALLHAYANPVHEKMLGERLKDVVAHVSLSHEVNPEAREYERTSATVFNAAAMPIAVEYLSELEQRLPIGPGLQVFHSAGAMIPISAVKRRPLVMAMSGPAAGVSASVSIARQLGTPRMLTFDMGGTTTDVCLIVDGQAEMTDGRMLGDKPLRQPMLAVHSIGAGGGSIVRNGPGGLTVGPESAGSEPGPACYGRGGSEPTITDANAVLGYLNPETKLGDRIGIDIDAAKRVIAPIARALGLSLTETALGIIKVANATMARALRRVTVERGIDGRDCTLLAFGGGGPMHAAGLADLYGIAQVVVPSASSAFSALGCLTADFSFLQQQTLRADLDGIDLVRVSERIGTLIDDASAPLIANGVAKAEIEVELVALMRYAAQNDAIPVPLALPLDVIRLKSDFLARHHELFGYATSEPCVIESVRIQARRPSTTVVGRPATAARALSSGTRLCSFDGFHDIATGIIDRASLADTVSGPAIIEDAWSTVVVPPGWQARPDVSGNLFLTRRAT